The genome window TCGCCGCGTCGAGGATCGCGGGAATCGCATCGAGTGCTCGTCGCTCTGCGAGAATTCCGATCAGTGTCGCTTGCATCGGAGCCGACGACGACGTGATCCCGCCAACGATGGCTGCGGGTACGGCAGCATCCTGCAAACGCACGAGGCTACGCCGAGCCGCCTCACGTTGTGATGGATTGTCATCTCCGAGCCACCTGATCAAGGTCGGCACATCGGTGACGTTGCCAAGCCACCCCAACGACTCGATCCCTGCCTCGACGACCTTTGAATCGCTGGAACCCGCCATCCGTTCGAGGATCGCGGGCCGAGCTGCGGCATCGCCCCGCTTGGCTAAAGCTCGGATCAAACCGACCTGAGCGTCCCCGCTTAATTTGGGCAACTGAGCCGCAAACTGCTCCGTCGCGACCTCTCCCGCGGCCGTGGTACGAACCTGCTCGAGTGCCAAGGCCCGCATTTCAGGGTCATCGTCGGCCAACAACTCGATAACCATCGAGACCAAATCGCTGCTGGCATCATCCTGGGCGAACGCGATTGGCCCTGCGGCCGTGTGAATCGCAACACCAAGCAGGATCGCCAGGATGGCTGAGGTGAGCTTCATTGATACGGTTCTTCGGTTTTCGTCAATGGGAGGCGAAGGGGATGCAGCGTGAAGGCGGTGCTCCAACGCCGTGACTACTTTCCGGCACATGCCAACATGCCACGAGTGACAGCAAGTTTGATGTGCTTTGGTGAATCGGCGTTCGCCATCAGTGTCTTGTAGACCTTCAGCGCACCCATCTTGTTCCCTGCTGCCAGCATCGATTCGGCACACGATAGCGAACCATCGGTGATCGCAAGGGCCACGGTCACGTCGTCTGACTTCGCGGAGGTTAGCACGGCGGCGGATTTTGGAGTTCGAATCTCTCCGAGTGCGATTGCAGCAGCGCGCGCGATCCTCGGGTCCGCATCGTTAAGCAGCCCGGCAAGCATAGGAATGCTCTCAGCATCGTGCTTCGCGCCGAGAGATCCAATCACGCCAACCTTGATCACACCCGACGTTTTGGGCAGCGCGTCGCGAAGCGCTGTGGTCGCGTCGGGTGCAGGGTTCGGCTGAAGTGCGTAACGGGCCATGTGCGAAAGCTCGGCATCGCTTAGCATCGCAGCCAACGTTGGCACCGATATCGCGGTTCCAATCACGGCCAAAGCTCGGCACACATAATCCTTGGCATCACGTGACACATCACGGTTCAGAACTTCAACCAACCGCGACTCGAGTTCGGTTCGTGCCGCCGCGTCACCGGTCGTTGCAACGATCGCTTCATCAATCGGTTTCACCGCATTGAGGTCGCTCCCCCAATCAAACGTCAGCAGGGCTTCAAAGGCTTGATCCAACATATTCAGTCTTTCGGTTGTTTGTTTTACTATGTGTCTTGAAACAGAAGGCAATCGTTGATTGCAAAAAAGATCGATCCCGATGTCTATAGTTGCCAAGGTTCGCGGCGTGCCCGGTCAAGGAACCGATTCGCTTCGGCGTCATCGACAAATTGCTGTTCCACCGCGTTCCAACGCAGTGATCGTCGAAGCTGGTAAGCGATGATTCCCAAATGGCTGAGGGCGACGGTGTTGACGGCCAATTCGATATCGCGGAACGGTTTTTCACGGGTTTTCACACACTCGATGAAGTCGCCATAGATACCGCCATGGCCCTTGTAAGACGGCAGCGGCTTGCCGGCGATTTTCTCGCCCGGCGTACCTTCGACTTGTAGGTTTCCGGTATTAGGTTTGTTATGATGCAACATCACGCCGCTGGGATATCGAAACGATAGGTACTTGCGATCGGATTCGTCATGGTAGATGACTTCTTCGGGCTGATCTTCACGCACATCGATCGCGAACGTTGCACCGCCGAAATGATGGGCGCCCCAGTCGGTCATGCCACCACCTGAATAGTCGATGTAGGATCGCCAGCTGCCTCCACCGGTGCTGAAATTGCCATCACAACGTGCTTTGTTGTAGGGGGCCCATGGTGCCGGGCCGAGCCACATTTCCCAGTCCATTGTTTCAGGAACCGACTCGGCGGGTAGATTGCAGGGCTGCGAAAGTGGGCCGACGTTCACATTGATCGATCGGATCGTCCCCTTTTCACCATTCCAACAAGGTTCGACCGTGTCGCGATAATCTTCCAAGACCCGCTGACTTCCTCCGGAAACCACGCGCGAATAACGCCTGGCCGCCGCGACCATCGCCGGCCCTTCGGCTAACGTTCGCGTTTCCGGTTTCTGACAGTAAACGTCTTTCCCGTTTCGACATGCTTCCACCACCATGATCGCGTGCCAATGGTCGGGGGTAGCAACGTGCACGGCATCGACGTCGGCACGGGCGAGAAGCTCGCGAAAATCGCCATAGGCGGTGCAATCAGCGTTTTGATACCTCTCGTCGACCTTCGCTTTGGCAGCATCCCGAACATCGCTGCGACAGTCGCAAACGGCAACGTATTGAACATCACTTCGACCAAGGAACGCACCTTGATCGCCACGGCCCATGTTACCAATGCCAATACCACCCATCACGATCCGGTCGCTTGCCGGCGGCACATCCCCGGCACCCAAGGCGCTGGATGTAATCACATAGGGAATCGACACCGCCGCACCGGCGGTCCTGAGAAAGTCACGGCGAGAGTTGTTCTGATGACGAGCCATGTGAGGACATGCTCCGAAGGTTGCAGGAAGGAAACGAAGGTAGGACTGCAAACCTATTTAACTCACCGCAGCCCGCATGTCGAGGGCTGCGTCTTAACGCCGCTATCTCTGAAGCCATTCGTTGATGACGACACCCAAGATCGCTCCAAAGAGCAAACTGATCGGCACAGCAATCGCCAAGGTCAACGAGATTGGCAACAGCAGACTCGGCCGCCGCGACGATTCGAGCAAGGGTTCCATGACGGGGTTCGCCGAGGACATCGAGCCGGGGACGGACTGGCCATCGGAAAGACCCAAACCACCGGAGTGAGCCGATTCCGAATTCTCACCACTCTCGCGGCCTGCGGCCAACTCCTTCTGCGGAGGTTCTTTGGGGGGGGGCGGCTGCGTCCACGATCGTCGATCAATCGGTCGATCGACAAACTCCAGCGCCGTCGTCGACCAGGGCTCCAATCGCTCCACCACCTCGGTCGCGGATTGGATTCGCTTCGCCGGATCTTTCTCCATCATGTCCGCGATCACGTCCACAAAGTCCTCGGACAACTCAGGGCTAAACTTGCGTGGATGCCAAGGCGTTTGTTCGCAGTGCCGACGACACTTTGATTTCGCGTCACCACCCGGAAAGGGCACCTTGCCCGTGACGACATAGTACAGGGTGCACCCAAGCGAATAGATGTCGCTGAGCGGATCCACTGCCGAGGGACAACGAATCTGTTCGGGCGACAAGTAATCGGCCGTGCCAACTATCTTGCCCGCTCGAGGGTCATCCTTGCCACCAAAACTGTATCCGGCCAAACCGATATCCGAAACCTTCGCATGCCCATCAGGAGTGACCAAGATGTTTCCAGGCTTCACGTCGCGATGGACCAAACCGAGGTCGTGTGCGTATTGCAGTCCCATCGCAGCTTGCGAGACAACCAATGCCGCGTGGTTCATCGTCAGCGGTCCGTTGCTGCGCACTAAACGTCGGAGGTCCGTGCCGGGGACGTACTCGACGACCAAATAATGCACGCTACCATCTTGACCGGCGTCGTAAGCCCGCACCACATAAGGACTATCCAAGCCGGCTTGCAGTCGGATTTCGCGAACAAAGGCCGCTCGCGATTCGGCCGTCAACTTCTCGAGCGGCAACGTCTTCACCGCGCATTCGCGTCCCATCACACTGTGGACCGCCTTGAACACTTGGCCCATACCTCCTTGGCCAATCCAGCCGGTGATCAAGTAGGGGCCGAGATTGAATTTGGTCCGCCCGCCGCGAAGTTGGTTGGACTGGTATTCGGTCACGTCACCCGATCGGATCAGCGCATCGGCCACTTCGGCTTCTTCGCTTGAACCGGCGATTGCCACGGCACGCTTCCACTTCTTGCTCGTGACCAACCCACTGCGTAGCGCGGCTTCTTTGAACGTCAGAATCGGCTTTGCTCCACTCGACTCCATCACCCCCCTCCCTTGAACCCAATCACCAAATCAACCACTTCGTGGGATCCCATGGGAATCTGCACTCGGTCGGAATCCAGCAGCAAGGGACTCGCCTCCGCTGCTTCCGAAAGCAACTCTCGCCACCGACTCACTGGTTGATTGACGATGTCGTCCCGTTTGACGGCATGCTCAACGCTGCGGCAAAATCGCAGCGACGCCGTGCAACCACGCGAACGGGTCTGGATCAACCGGACCACGGCGAACAATCGTCCGCTGTCGTCGGCAGCCACTTTGACATCAGCGACCAGCACTTCCGCTGGAGCCACATGGATCAACCAGCCTCGAGCCGCTTGCAAATCAACCGGCTCGACGGGCGTCACGATTGGATCGACCAGCACCGAGCGAGCGGCACCGACGGGATCCGGAACCTCGAAACCATAATGCAACGTGAACTCGTTTCGAGTTTCACCTCGAACGCATAGCAAGGTGTCAAAAAAACGATCACCGACGCGTCGGTGATAGGCGCGTCCGGCCGTTGCGATCAGCGTTTGACGTTCGGCCTCGTCCAACACCACGCCAAGCGGCGCGACCATTCGACGGCTCGTCGCTTTATGGAGCTTGTCACGAACGATCAGCTTGGGAATCACCGCATCGGCTGCGACGGCACTCCGTGCGGCAAGATAGTGCTGCCAGGGATCCTCGCTGAATCTCGTGAGCGCGTCGAACTGACCGTGGACCTGCACAAAGCGACTGCCTCGTTCGAGCCGGTAGGTCAATTCGTAGCTGGCCACTTTGTCGCCCCCGGCACTGAAGATCGACCCCGTCGTTTGGATCTCACCCAAATCCATACGAGAAACAAGGGTCTTGATCTTGTCACACTTCATCACCGAAGCGTTCGCAGACGAATCCAGCTTGGTCTTCCGATCACCCGAGGGTGCAACGCAGACCAACCGCATCGAGAACCGGTTGCCGCGGGCCCCACCGCTGTAGGCTCCCTTGATCCCACCCGATTCGGGATCGATGCCGACTTCCATAAACGCATTTTGAAGTATCGAATCGACCACCATTGGTTTGCCGCCACCCAACCAACCACCGGCGGACCACAAATCTCGCATACGCCGGCCCAACGAACGGCCGCTGGCGGTACCGGTTGCTTCGTTACGAACCACCGAAAAACCGAAGGCGGAAACGTCGGTCGTCACGACGGATTGGTTCCCTGAGCCACTCGCCGCATAGACATGTTTGTCGTGATGCGGGCTGCCGAGGATTTCGACGTTGCATCGCTGCGGACACGGCATCGGGTTGATGATGGCGACGTTCGAGGGATTCTCAGAACGGGTAAGCCCGAGTGCGCGTAACAAGTCGGCGTTCAAATCCTCTCCCACCGCCGCTTGGCCCGACGCCAAACAAATCATCGCTCGCATCTGGGTCTCGTTCTGCATTTCGATCGACGCCGTCACCTGGTCCGCAAGCGATGACAACGGGTTTGCATCACCCCGTTCGACCGACGCGGTTAATTCCACATCCGCTCGGCTGGCGGCTGCATGGTCGGCGTTGTGGTGATAGGGCTGTTCGCCCGTGCGGAAGAAGTCTTCCAAGGTCCAAAAGCGTCCGAGCACCAGACTCCACGAAGCCGTTCGGCGGATGTCGTTCAGCGTGTCGCCCTGGTGACCAGGCCAATGGACCAACAGTGCAGTTGCAATTTCCCCACTATCGATCGCTTCGCCTAACCGCGAGCCCAAAGCCAAGAACGGAGTCGAACTCGATGCATCGATTGGTTTTGCTGCCAGCGTATGCAATTCGCCGCCGCCATGTTTCTGGACCACCTTGGCCTCATCGCCAAACCCCGTACCGTTCTCGAAGTCAATCGAAATCATTCCGGCGACGTCCAACGCGGCGATCACTTTCGTCATATCGGCCGGTGTCGACCCACTGTAACGAGCGTAAACCGGCGGCCGAACTCCAAGGGCCAACGTGGTTTGCTCGAACGCATCGACCAACAATCGCTCGGCGCCGGTGTAGGTTTGCGTCGCCAAACCCACATCACCCGATGGGCCGCCACCCGCCCATCCCAGCCGCTTTTGCGAAAAGCGGTCCCGCAGCAACGCAAGTTTCGTTTCACCAAGTTTTTGGATCTCGGCTGCCATGGCCGCATCGATCAAGACGTTCACGGGCGTCGCTAAGACGCCATTTTCACCGGCTGAATCCTTACCGGCCGAATCGGGGTCCGCGTCGGTTTGCTGGCCCAGCGGATCGACACGAACCCCGATACTTGCCAACGATTCGAAAAAGCAATCGAGCGTCGATTGGGAAAGCAACGTCAGATCAATCAGATGGGGATCGGAAGAAAAATAGTGGTCGCGTTCTTGGGCCAAAGCGTCAAACGCGTCATGCATCGATGCGACCGCCGTTTCCGCGTCACCTTGAACGAACGACTGGGCAGCTCGAACGACACAGGATTGAAAATAGACCTCATCAAGGTTGCTGGTGTAGCGAAGTCGCCTCGTCATCACCTGGACCTGCAACATCGCGTACCCGAGCGCGAAGAAGTCGTCGATGCTGATGTCGCGATGCTCCGCCTGTAGCGATGCTGCCGCTGGTTCAGCGGGATCCGCATCGTACCCAAGGGACTGAAGCATCGCTTGCCGCGTGTCGCCCGTAACCCAAACAACGCCGTCCGCATCACGGCATTTCTGCTCGAAACCGTCGGGCAACATCGAAAAGCTGCTGTTCGGCACGGCCATCACACGGTGCCCGGTATCGATCTCGGGCGGCCCGTCCGCCCGGTACCAGGCCGGTGTTTGTTCCGATTTGGCGATCAGTTCGGGGTGCCACAGCACGGTCCAAGCCGCCAACAAACTGCGGGCATCCGCATCGGTCGCATCCGATGGGAAATCCTCCAGCGTGGATGCGGGAATCAGTATGCAGCACTCGTCGTAGGCAGGCATGGCAGGAAAAATTTGACTCGGGGGGGGCGAATTCGTTAAAATGAGGTTGTCTTATCTGTCGCTGTTTCTCGCGATTTTTCAAGGGTATTGTTGCCCGAACGGTTCATTCGCGACACCAAGCCACTGAAAGAATGTGGCGTGATCTTACCAATCTTCAAAAAGAACGACCCAAAATCGGGGCTAAAAACGCAGAAAACGATTGGGGGACACAGGGACGCGTGGCACAATGCCACCAGACCACCCCAGAATCATGCAGCAATCGTGCACGGAAACGCAGAAACGCATATAATTCCGGCCAAGTTTGCGTACAATGGGGATGTGTCCACATTACGAGGGGCAATACAGGACGACAAAACGTTCCTACCAACTTTCTTATCTGATCTCGATAGAAGAGTACCGTATCGATGGCTTCCAGCTCTGGCGTGTGGGGAATTGAAATAGGCCAATCGGCGCTCAAGGCGTTGCATTGCAAGGTCGTTGACGGCGAAGTGGTCGCCGATGCCTTTGATTTTATTGAATACCCCAAAATTCTCAGCCAACCCGAGGCGGTTCCCGAGGAACTGATCGACGATGCGTTGCAGCAGTTATTGCAACGCAACGATGGGTTCAATGATCAGGTGGTGATCAGTGTGCCGGGACAAAGTGGGTTGGCGAAGTTCTTCAAACCGCCACCGGTCGAAATCAAAAAGATTGCCGACATCGTCCGCTACGAGGCACGACAACAGATCCCGTTTGACCTGGCGGACGTGGTTTGGGACCACCAGATGATGCCCGGCAGCATGATCGAAGAGGGCTACGCGTTGGAGAGTGAGGTCGGCTTGTTCGCAATGAAGCGTGAACAAGTTTACCGACAACTACAACCGTTCACGTCATGCGATATCGAAGTGGACCAAATCCAGTTGGCTCCACTAGCGCTTTACAACATGGTCGCCTACGACCGACTGCACGACCGGATCGAAAACGAAACGTTCGATTCCGACAACCCTCCTGCGTCGGTGGTCGTGTTGTCGATCGGAACCGATTCCAGCGATTTGATCATCACCAACGGATTCCGGATTTGGCAGCGAAGTATGCCGATCGGTGGTAACCATTTCACGCGTCAATTGACCAAAGACTTGAAATTGACGTTTGCCAATGCCGAACATCTCAAACGCAACGCCCGGGAAGCGGCCGACCCGAAGTTGGTCTTCCAAACGATGCGTCCCGTCTTCAACGACTTGGTGACCGAAGTCCAGCGATCGATCGGCTTCTTCCGCAGCATTGACCGTCAGGCTGAAATTTCTGAGATGTTGATTGCCGGCAATACGGTCAAGATGCCAGGGCTGGCGGCCTATTTGGGCAAGAACCTCGGGTTCGAAGTCAGCACGCTTGACCGTTTCAACCGCTTGAGTGGTGAGGATGTGTTGTCAATCCCCACCTTCCGCGACAACGCGACAACGTTCGGGGTCTGTTACGGACTTTGTTTGCAGGGTTTGGATTTGGCGCCGGTTCACGCGAGTTTGGTGCCGCAGGAGATTCTGACCGAGCGAATGATCCGGGCGAAGAAACCTTGGACGCTTGCCGCCGTCGCCGCCTTGTTGCTCGGATTGATCGGACACTACGTGCTGACGGAGCGAAGTTGGGCGCACAGCCATCCTGATTTGTGGGACGGGGCCCAAGCCGCCGTGACGCAGATGTCGAGCTATTCGAACGAACAGAAGAGCGAGGACGAGCTGCTGCAGACCAAGTTGACGTTTCTGAACCAAATTGGCAAAGAGGTGTCCGGGGACGCCGAGAAACGACTGAAATGGATGGAACTGCTCAGGGCGTTCAACACGATGGTCCCACGCATGGAGTTTCCCGATGGCAAGCGGCCCAGCGTCAAAGAGCTTCCCTACGAAGATCGCACCGATATCCATGTCACCAAAGTAGAGACGAAGTTCTACGAGGACCTCTCCACCTGGTACACCGATCTAGTGAAAAAGCGTTTCAAAGAAGAAATGCTCAACTGGGTAAAAATCACCGGCCGACCGCTGCCGGACGATATGTTGGAACCGATGGCTGGCGCGGTTTCCCTCGCGACCGCTGCGCCAACCACGACCAGCGCCGTTTCCTATGGGACTCCCACTTCTTCCTATGGTTCAACCGCGGTCCCGATGGAGGTCCCGTTGACGGCGGAAGCGATCGCGGCGAACCCAGCCCTTGGGGTGCTTGCGGAGTTGATCCCCCCCTCGGGCCCAGGCTGGGTGATCGAGATCAGCGCGTACCACTATTTCAACAGCCCCGAGATGATGGGCAAGGAAGGCAGTAACCACGTCCGTAACTTCTTGACCACCAACTTCTTGACCAAGCCGATTGCGCTGCCGGATCCCGAAGGCAATTTGATTAACTTTACGCCGCGTGAGTTCGGTTTTTCCTATCCGTTATTGCTTCAAGATTACAAACCCAAACCGGTTCAAATCGCCAATCCAGCGTTTGATCCCGATGCGGTCATGATGGCACAGCAGGCTCTGGCCACGGGGGTCATCCCGATGGGGCAAACCGAAGAAGGTTTGGAAGAGATCATCGCAGAACCGCGGGCCTTGACGGTGCAACGATTGGACTTCGATTACCAAGTGGTTTGGCAGCCAACCTTGATCACCGATCGGATCAAAGCCAAGAATGCGGCTGAGGCGGCTGCCGCCGCTGCGGCGGAGGCAGAGGCGGTCGCGATGCCCCCGACACCGACCCCCTAAGACCATCCGTTCTTTTCATGAGTTTCCTTTTCCGCACCGACCTCCTTTTCATTTCGCACGTCTGAGTATCGTTTCATGGATAAAATCAAAGAACAATTGGCGGTCATCCTTCGCTATGGATTCTGGATTGGCATTGGTTTTGCGATCCTCGCATCGTTGGGCGTTTGGTTCTTTGCCACGATGACGCTGCAATCCGAACGCGACAAGCAGCAATCGAGCATCAACAGTTCCTTTAGCAGTGTCCAGACCCTGCAATCCGAGTTGTCGACGCATCCGAATCCGGCCAGTCACGAAGAGATGAACAAGCTGATCGAGAAGCGGACCGAGGTTGTGCTCGATGCCTGGCAGAACATGTACGATCGCCAACGCGGGTTGTTGACTTGGCCAAAATCGTTGAAGGAGGACTTCGTCAAAGAGTTTGAAGGCTTGATCCCGATCGAACGATACATCGATTCGCCCCCCGCACCGGGCCAAGAAAAGGAGGCCTACCTATTGAACCGGTATGCGGATTACATCGGCCAAGTGTTGCCTGATATCGCCAAGTATGCTCGAGCGGAATGGACCGCCGTGCTTGACCCCTCCGCTCAAGCCGCACTCGGGCCCAAGCGTCCGAAAGAGCTTTCCGAAAAATTGATCTCCGGCCGCGAAGACAAGCCGTTGGTGGAATGGAGTGCCGCCAGTCAAACACAATTGCTGGCGGACCTGTTTCCATGGCGTGGACGACAACGGCCGACGTCGTTAGAGGTCTACTACTCGCAAGAGAACCTTTGGATTCTGAAACAGTTATTACAAATCGTTGACACCGTCAACGTCGACGCGAACGAGCCCTTTGAAGCAAAGATTCGCGAAATCAAAACCATTCAAATCGGTCGCTCCGTTCAATTTGCTGCCGGATCGATCAAGTCCGTCACCGCTAGCGGTGCCGCCGGTGGCGGTATGGGCGGTGACATGTACGGCGACGACATGTACGGCGGCGACGACATGTACGGCGGCGGTGATATGTACGGTGGGGGGGACCCCTACGGTAGCGGTGACCCCTACGGCGGCATGTCCGTCCCCGGAAGCACCAGCGAGGTACCGACGGCTCCCGACCCAGCAGACAACCGTTACGTCAACACCAATTACGAACCGATCAAAGGGGCTGTGCTCCGCACTGCGCTTGAAAGCGCGTTGCCAACCGACGTCAATTTGGCCGTCGCCAAGAAAGTCCCCGTGATGTTGGCCGTGACGATGGACCAACGTGCGATCCCCGATCTGTTGGCCGCCTGCGGCAGCGCCGCGTTGATGGTCGAAGTGCGCCAAGTTCGCGTCTTGCCAAAAGGAACCTCCAAGGCTTCCGTCGGTGGAGGTGGTGGTGGCATGATGGGCGGCGGCTATGGCGGCGGCTATGGAGAGGATTCGGGAGACGATTACGGCGACGACATGGATAGCGGATACGGCAGCGGCGATATGGGCGGCGGATACGACGATGGCATGGACGGTGGCTATGGCGGTAGCGGCATGGGCGGTTCCATGGGGGCTGCTGTGAAACCACCCGAAGAACATCCCTTTGATATGGACGTCGAAGTCTACGGAATGATCAACATCTACAATCCACCCAGTCGCAAGAGCCTCGGGCTCGATCTGTTAACCGAAGATACCGTGGTGGAGGGATTGGACCTCGGCAATAACAAGCCGGAAACCGGTGATCTGCCGACCCCCGCACCGGCTGCGCCAGTCGCTCCGGCAACCACAGCACCGGCGGCCAATCCCACAGCGCCTCCCGTCGATGGAACTGCGACCGGTACCCCGGTTCCGGCCGGCGATGCCGTTCCGGAAACTCCCGCTGCGCCGGCGAACCCACAGCCTGCGGATGGTGTGAATCCAAACCCAGCGGCCACGACTCCAGCGGCCACGACTCCAGCGGCCACGACTCCAGCGGCCACGACTCCAGCGGCGGGTGCTGCTCCAGCGGGTACTGCACCGTCGACGCCTGCGGGCGCTTAGACCAGGAAACGACAGGTTTCTCGGCCAACAAACCGACCGAGAAACATGTTGAAGGCGAAACGGTAGAGCCGTTTCCACAATCACGACGCAAACACAATCACGCGACATTCCTTTCCCGTTCCTTCTCGCTCACGAGTACCTGTGATGGACGCACAAAAGATCAAAGACTCGCTAGTCCAACATGTCGAAAAAATCGTTCTCGGTGTTTTCGTCGCCGGTTCGGCTTTCCTTGTCTACCAAGCGATCAACATCCCCAGTTTTGACAAGGCACCCGACAAGCTTCAGACGGATGCAACGCGAGTCAAAGCAGCGGTCGACGAGGATCATAACGCTGAGATTTTGACACCCCGCGAAGAGGAGATGCAGAGTATTGATATTTTGGCTCGCACCGATGCGGCACTCGCACCGGTGAATCCGTCGATCTATGGTCTCGATAAACCTTGGGAAGGCGTCGAAGTCAATTTGTCCTTCAAACGACTCGATCCTGTCCTGTACCCCCCCGAAGACCTCGATGTCCAAGGTGTTGTTCGCTCGATCGCGGTTCGATCCATCGAAGGTCTATATGCTCTGACGGAACTCGAAGGCGCCGACCCAGTCGAGAAGGTCGAAAAGAAGCAACGGAAACCACGCGGCCGTCCAGCGATGATGGGCGGTGACATGTACGGCGGCGACGAAATGTACGGTGGAGAAGACATGTATGGCGGAGAAGACATGTATGGCGGGGAAGACATGTACGGTGGGGGCGACATGTACGGCGGGATGACGCAGGGGGCTGCGACCGGCCCGGTGCGAAAAGTGGGGAAAGACTCGAATCGATCGCCCTACACCCCTCCCGCTTCCATCAAGGATTTCCGAACCGAGGGAAAGCAGTTGCCGATCCCTCAAGTCGCGCGGTTCGTCGCGGGAACGGCAATTCTACCCCACCGAAAAATGTACGAATCGTATGAGGAAGCGTTAAAAGAGGATTCATCAGCCTACCGGCCCACCGATCGTGATACCCCGAAGTATTGGAACTTCCAAGTCCAGCGTGCGGATGTGACCGGTAAGTCGGTCGACCAATTGACCGAGGAGGATTGGGTGGATCGCCGAGACCGGGAATTCCACACCAAATTGGCCGCTTTGTATTGGGCTGGAACGGCACCGGAATTGGTTCCCAAAGACTACCGCGACGAATTGATCACGACATGGATCCCACCCGTGTTGATGGATGAATACAGCAGCTTTACGTTGCATCCCAAAATCCCAATGTTGACCAAACGCGAGATTCAAATGCTCGAAACGGGAGAAGAACCTGAAATGGTCGATCCCACTGATATGTTCAATCCGAACGGTGGGATCGGAGGCCAGGATATCAGCATCACCGGGCCCGCCTTCAATGTGGGCGGCGGTGGTGGTGGCTACGGCGGGAGCGGTGGCTATGGCGGCGGTGATATGTACGGCGGCGATGACATGTACGGTGGCGGTGACATGTACGAAGGAGAAGACATGTACGGCGGCGGGGACATGTACGGGAGCGGGGGTGGATACGGTGGTGGATCACCCTACGGATTCACCGGTGTCGAAGTCGATCCGGTCGAATACAAGTTGGTTCGATTCTATGACTTTGACTTGGGCGGAGATCCATCGGCACCCAAACCGGGTCGACAATACGTCTATCGTGTTCGGATTTCGGTCAACGATCCCAACTTCCCGGCCAATCCGGCGTTACAACCTAAGACCAGTGCGATGTCACCCGATGTCTACAAACGTGTCAGTGGTTTGATCTCGGAAGCCGAGCAGGAATACAACGATAAAATTGCTAAGAAGGAAAAAAATATCGACCTCAGCAAGATCCGCAACTTCGAACGCTGGACGGATTGGAGCGAACCGAGCGAAGTGGTTTCGCTGCCGTCCGGCAACGATCAA of Novipirellula artificiosorum contains these proteins:
- a CDS encoding serine/threonine protein kinase, translating into MESSGAKPILTFKEAALRSGLVTSKKWKRAVAIAGSSEEAEVADALIRSGDVTEYQSNQLRGGRTKFNLGPYLITGWIGQGGMGQVFKAVHSVMGRECAVKTLPLEKLTAESRAAFVREIRLQAGLDSPYVVRAYDAGQDGSVHYLVVEYVPGTDLRRLVRSNGPLTMNHAALVVSQAAMGLQYAHDLGLVHRDVKPGNILVTPDGHAKVSDIGLAGYSFGGKDDPRAGKIVGTADYLSPEQIRCPSAVDPLSDIYSLGCTLYYVVTGKVPFPGGDAKSKCRRHCEQTPWHPRKFSPELSEDFVDVIADMMEKDPAKRIQSATEVVERLEPWSTTALEFVDRPIDRRSWTQPPPPKEPPQKELAAGRESGENSESAHSGGLGLSDGQSVPGSMSSANPVMEPLLESSRRPSLLLPISLTLAIAVPISLLFGAILGVVINEWLQR
- the pilM gene encoding type IV pilus assembly protein PilM, yielding MASSSGVWGIEIGQSALKALHCKVVDGEVVADAFDFIEYPKILSQPEAVPEELIDDALQQLLQRNDGFNDQVVISVPGQSGLAKFFKPPPVEIKKIADIVRYEARQQIPFDLADVVWDHQMMPGSMIEEGYALESEVGLFAMKREQVYRQLQPFTSCDIEVDQIQLAPLALYNMVAYDRLHDRIENETFDSDNPPASVVVLSIGTDSSDLIITNGFRIWQRSMPIGGNHFTRQLTKDLKLTFANAEHLKRNAREAADPKLVFQTMRPVFNDLVTEVQRSIGFFRSIDRQAEISEMLIAGNTVKMPGLAAYLGKNLGFEVSTLDRFNRLSGEDVLSIPTFRDNATTFGVCYGLCLQGLDLAPVHASLVPQEILTERMIRAKKPWTLAAVAALLLGLIGHYVLTERSWAHSHPDLWDGAQAAVTQMSSYSNEQKSEDELLQTKLTFLNQIGKEVSGDAEKRLKWMELLRAFNTMVPRMEFPDGKRPSVKELPYEDRTDIHVTKVETKFYEDLSTWYTDLVKKRFKEEMLNWVKITGRPLPDDMLEPMAGAVSLATAAPTTTSAVSYGTPTSSYGSTAVPMEVPLTAEAIAANPALGVLAELIPPSGPGWVIEISAYHYFNSPEMMGKEGSNHVRNFLTTNFLTKPIALPDPEGNLINFTPREFGFSYPLLLQDYKPKPVQIANPAFDPDAVMMAQQALATGVIPMGQTEEGLEEIIAEPRALTVQRLDFDYQVVWQPTLITDRIKAKNAAEAAAAAAAEAEAVAMPPTPTP
- a CDS encoding Gfo/Idh/MocA family protein; amino-acid sequence: MARHQNNSRRDFLRTAGAAVSIPYVITSSALGAGDVPPASDRIVMGGIGIGNMGRGDQGAFLGRSDVQYVAVCDCRSDVRDAAKAKVDERYQNADCTAYGDFRELLARADVDAVHVATPDHWHAIMVVEACRNGKDVYCQKPETRTLAEGPAMVAAARRYSRVVSGGSQRVLEDYRDTVEPCWNGEKGTIRSINVNVGPLSQPCNLPAESVPETMDWEMWLGPAPWAPYNKARCDGNFSTGGGSWRSYIDYSGGGMTDWGAHHFGGATFAIDVREDQPEEVIYHDESDRKYLSFRYPSGVMLHHNKPNTGNLQVEGTPGEKIAGKPLPSYKGHGGIYGDFIECVKTREKPFRDIELAVNTVALSHLGIIAYQLRRSLRWNAVEQQFVDDAEANRFLDRARREPWQL
- a CDS encoding HEAT repeat domain-containing protein; translation: MLDQAFEALLTFDWGSDLNAVKPIDEAIVATTGDAAARTELESRLVEVLNRDVSRDAKDYVCRALAVIGTAISVPTLAAMLSDAELSHMARYALQPNPAPDATTALRDALPKTSGVIKVGVIGSLGAKHDAESIPMLAGLLNDADPRIARAAAIALGEIRTPKSAAVLTSAKSDDVTVALAITDGSLSCAESMLAAGNKMGALKVYKTLMANADSPKHIKLAVTRGMLACAGK